From a region of the Fischerella sp. JS2 genome:
- a CDS encoding cell division protein FtsQ/DivIB, with amino-acid sequence MAGIVSISRTILAGRRKKLRKKRQIKFIQAIWRTIAVTSLAGGLLWIAIQPIWVLKTPKDVVISGNQLLSDEEVQSLLVLSYPQSLWRIEPYKIARSLQQQPSIAQATVSRRLFPPGLVVQLQERTPVAIAQVRREQANRKNGNTKVIMGLLDANGVWIPLENFNSLDSKVKLPTLKVIGSPEQYRPYWISLYEAMSQTSLKVTEIDWQDPTNLILKTELGLVHLGTPSPQLPEQIKVLAQLRHLPSQLNPNEIEYIDLKNPEHLLVQMNQKNSKPIPKQAKKNLRV; translated from the coding sequence ATGGCTGGTATAGTATCGATTTCCCGCACAATCCTTGCAGGACGCCGTAAGAAGTTACGTAAAAAGCGCCAGATCAAATTTATTCAAGCAATTTGGCGAACTATTGCTGTGACTAGTTTGGCTGGTGGTTTGTTGTGGATAGCAATTCAACCTATTTGGGTTCTCAAAACTCCTAAAGATGTGGTGATATCAGGAAATCAATTACTTTCAGATGAGGAGGTTCAGTCTCTACTAGTGCTGTCTTATCCGCAATCTTTGTGGCGGATTGAACCTTATAAAATTGCTCGTTCTTTACAGCAGCAGCCAAGTATTGCCCAAGCAACCGTCAGTCGTCGTCTGTTTCCTCCTGGATTAGTAGTCCAACTTCAAGAAAGAACACCAGTAGCGATCGCTCAAGTACGCCGAGAACAAGCTAACAGGAAAAATGGCAATACAAAAGTAATTATGGGTTTACTAGATGCCAATGGCGTATGGATACCTTTAGAGAATTTTAACTCCCTCGACTCTAAAGTTAAACTACCAACTTTAAAAGTGATCGGATCACCAGAACAATACAGACCCTACTGGATTTCTTTGTATGAAGCGATGAGTCAAACTTCCTTGAAAGTAACGGAGATAGATTGGCAAGATCCAACAAATTTAATTCTAAAAACAGAACTAGGTTTAGTACATCTCGGTACACCAAGTCCCCAGCTACCAGAACAAATTAAGGTGCTTGCCCAACTTCGTCATCTACCCTCACAACTCAATCCCAATGAAATAGAGTACATTGATTTGAAAAATCCAGAACACTTACTAGTACAAATGAACCAAAAAAACAGCAAACCAATTCCCAAACAGGCTAAAAAAAATCTGCGTGTTTGA
- the ftsZ gene encoding cell division protein FtsZ: protein MTLDNNQGLTYKNSQSPGQSTFSLAVNSTNPFNHSGLSFGQNNDNKKIEREETRIGDIVPGRVANIKVIGVGGGGSNAVNRMIASDVSGVEFWSINTDAQALTLAAAPSRLQIGQKLTRGLGAGGNPAIGTKAAEESRDEIATALDGADLVFITAGMGGGTGTGAAPIVAEVAKEMGALTVGVVTRPFIFEGRRRISQAEQGIEGLKSRVDTLIIIPNNKLLEVIPEQTPMQEAFRYADDVLRQGVQGISDIITIPGLINVDFADVRAVMADAGSALMGIGIGSGKSRAREAAIAAISSPLLECSIEGARGVVFNITGGSDLTLHEVNAAAETIYEVVDPNANIIFGAVIDDRLQGEVRLTVIATGFTGEAPAAQQPNVTQGRVVQPPPQRRPMQQPAAPNPPTQTPEPKEKGSVLDIPDFLRKRTPPRN, encoded by the coding sequence ATGACTCTTGATAATAACCAAGGACTTACCTATAAAAACTCTCAATCTCCAGGACAGTCGACTTTCTCACTGGCTGTTAATTCCACCAATCCGTTTAATCATTCAGGACTGAGCTTTGGGCAAAATAATGACAACAAGAAAATAGAGCGGGAAGAAACCCGAATAGGTGACATTGTTCCTGGTCGAGTTGCCAATATTAAAGTGATTGGTGTTGGTGGCGGTGGTAGTAATGCTGTTAACCGCATGATTGCATCAGATGTAAGTGGGGTAGAGTTTTGGTCTATCAACACTGATGCTCAAGCTTTAACTTTGGCAGCAGCTCCCAGCCGACTACAAATAGGACAGAAACTGACAAGGGGTTTGGGAGCAGGTGGTAATCCTGCTATTGGAACTAAAGCTGCCGAGGAATCACGGGACGAGATTGCGACAGCTTTAGATGGTGCTGATTTAGTATTTATTACCGCAGGAATGGGTGGTGGAACTGGTACTGGTGCGGCTCCGATTGTAGCAGAAGTAGCTAAAGAAATGGGCGCTCTTACTGTTGGCGTCGTTACACGTCCCTTTATCTTTGAGGGACGCCGCCGGATTAGCCAAGCAGAACAAGGGATCGAAGGGCTGAAAAGTAGGGTAGATACACTAATTATCATTCCTAACAACAAGTTACTAGAAGTTATCCCGGAACAAACACCGATGCAAGAAGCTTTTCGCTATGCAGATGATGTGTTGCGGCAAGGGGTACAAGGCATTTCCGATATTATTACCATTCCTGGTTTGATCAACGTTGACTTTGCAGATGTGCGAGCAGTTATGGCCGATGCAGGATCAGCACTCATGGGGATCGGTATTGGTTCTGGAAAATCTAGAGCCAGAGAAGCAGCGATCGCAGCGATTTCTTCACCATTACTTGAATGTTCAATTGAGGGCGCTAGGGGTGTTGTCTTTAACATCACTGGTGGTAGCGATCTCACCCTGCATGAAGTGAATGCTGCTGCTGAAACAATCTATGAAGTGGTTGATCCCAACGCCAATATTATTTTTGGAGCGGTGATCGATGACAGACTCCAAGGTGAAGTGAGACTTACCGTAATTGCAACTGGATTTACTGGTGAAGCCCCAGCTGCACAACAACCCAACGTTACCCAAGGACGGGTAGTACAACCCCCTCCACAAAGAAGGCCAATGCAACAACCAGCTGCGCCTAATCCACCAACACAAACTCCAGAACCAAAAGAAAAAGGTTCGGTGTTGGATATTCCTGATTTTCTGCGAAAGCGGACACCACCACGTAATTAA